Proteins found in one Triticum aestivum cultivar Chinese Spring chromosome 4D, IWGSC CS RefSeq v2.1, whole genome shotgun sequence genomic segment:
- the LOC123097620 gene encoding probable steroid-binding protein 3 yields MAAQEIKDAVQAYTGLSPAAAFTVLALMLATYLIVSTLFVAPDAAASAPAAHPQPPQQQKQVTEAEAEAEEPFVPLFPDPVQVGEITLEQLRAYDGKDPAKSILIAIRGQVYDVSRGRLFYGPQGPYSLFAGRDASRALALMSFDLNDLTGDLEGLSPDELEVLQDWEEKFKERYPVVGHLPCEKGNS; encoded by the exons ATGGCGGCGCAGGAGATCAAGGACGCCGTGCAGGCTTACACGGGCCTCTCACCCGCGGCCGCCTTCACCGTGCTGGCTCTCATGCTCGCCACCTACCTCATCGTCTCCACCCTCTTCGTCGCCCCAgacgccgccgcttccgcaccggCGGCTCATCCCCAGCCGCCTCAGCAGCAGAAGCAGgtgacggaggcggaggcggaggcggaggagccGTTCGTGCCGCTGTTTCCGGACCCTGTGCAGGTGGGCGAGATCACGCTCGAGCAGCTCAGGGCGTATGACGGCAAGGATCCAGCCAAGTCCATCCTCATCGCCATCCGCGGTCAGGTCTACGACGTCTCGCGCGGGAG GCTGTTTTATGGACCTCAAGGACCATACTCCTTGTTTGCCGGGAGGGATGCATCTCGGGCCCTGGCATTGATGTCATTTGACCTTAATGACCTGACTGGAGACTTGGAAGGCCTGAGCCCAGACGAACTGGAGGTTTTACAAGACTGGGAAGAGAAGTTTAAAGAGAGGTACCCTGTGGTGGGCCATCTTCCTTGTGAGAAAGGCAACAGCTGA